The following DNA comes from Curtobacterium sp. 9128.
CGCCGGACCGTCGTGGGCGAGTGCTGCTGCCATCGCGTCCTCGAACTCGTCGGACGTGTCGACGCGGAAGCCCTTGATGCCGACCGCTTCTGCGACCGCCGCGAAGTCCGGGTTCTGCAGCTCGGTGCCGTACGTGACGAACCCGGCGGCCTTCATCTCGAGCTCGACGAAGTTCAGCGACGAGTTGTCGAACACGACGACCTTCACCGGCAGCTTGTTCTGCACGATCGTGATGAGCTCGCCGAGGAGCATCGCCAGGCCACCGTCGCCCGCGAGGGCGATCACCTGCCGGTCCGGGAACGCCGCCTGCGCGCCGATCGCCTGCGGGACCGCGTTCGCCATCGTGCCGTGCACGAACGAGCCGATCAGCCGGCGACCGCCGTTCATCGTGAGGTAGCGCGACGCCCACACGACGGGGGAGCCGACGTCGGGGATGAACACGGCGTCATCGGCCGCCAGCTGGTCGAGCACCCTCGCGACGTACTGCGGGTGCAGGGGCTTCTTCTTGCCGGCCGGGACCGCGAGGTCGTCGAGTCGCTCGCGGGTCTTGCGGTAGTGCTTCAGCGCGTCCTGCAGGTGCTTCGTCGGCTTCGAGCCGTCGAGCATCGGGATGAGGGCGAGCGCCGTGTCCTTGACCGTCCCGACGAGCCCGATGTCGACGGGGTGCCGGCGGCCGAGCTGCGATCCGCGGACGTCGACCTGCACGTGCTTCGCCTTGGCGGGGAAGAACTGCTGGTACGGGAAGTCGGTGCCGAGCATCAGCACGACGTCGGCGTCCTCCATCGCGCGGTACCCGGACGCGAAGCCGAGCAGCCCGGTCATCCCGACGTCGTAGGGGTTGTCGTACTCGATGTGCTCCTTGCCGCGGAGCGCGTGCACGATCGGTGCCTGCAGGCGTTCGGCGAGGGCGACGACCTCGTCGTGGGCACCGGCGACGCCCGCGCCGGCCAGGATCGTGACCTTGTCGGCGCCGTTGAGGAGCTCGGCGGTGCGCTGGAGCTCCGCCTCGGTCGGGATGATGCGCGGCGTGGTGGCCTCGATGCGGGTCTCGCGCGTGCCGACCGCCTCGGCGAGGAGCACGTCGCCCGGGATGACGAGGACGGCGACGCCGCGCTTCTCGATCGCCTCGCGCATCGCGATCTCGAGCAGACGGGGCATCTGCGTCGGGTCGGCGACGTACTCGACGTAGACGGAGCACTCGCGGAAGAGTTCCTGCGGGTGCGTCTCCTGGAAGTAGCCGGAGCCGATCTCGGCGGTCGGGATGTGTGCGGCGATCGCGAGGACGGGAACGCGGGACCGGTTCGCGTCGTAGAGGCCGTTGACGAGGTGCAGGTTGCCGGGGCCGCAGCTGCCGGCACACACGGCGATGTTCCCCGTGAGTGCGGCTTCGGCGCTCGCGGCGAACGCGGCCGCCTCCTCGTGCCGGACGTGCTCCCACCGGATGGAGCCGTCCTTGCGGAGCGCGTCGGTGAACCCGTTGAGGGAGTCGCCTGGGAGGCCGTAGACCCGCTCGACGTCGTTCTTGCGGAGGGTGGCGACGATGTTCTCGGCAACGGTTGGCATGTCTCCTGTGTAGTCCTCCGGGCCTGCGCCTTTCCGTGC
Coding sequences within:
- the poxB gene encoding ubiquinone-dependent pyruvate dehydrogenase; this encodes MPTVAENIVATLRKNDVERVYGLPGDSLNGFTDALRKDGSIRWEHVRHEEAAAFAASAEAALTGNIAVCAGSCGPGNLHLVNGLYDANRSRVPVLAIAAHIPTAEIGSGYFQETHPQELFRECSVYVEYVADPTQMPRLLEIAMREAIEKRGVAVLVIPGDVLLAEAVGTRETRIEATTPRIIPTEAELQRTAELLNGADKVTILAGAGVAGAHDEVVALAERLQAPIVHALRGKEHIEYDNPYDVGMTGLLGFASGYRAMEDADVVLMLGTDFPYQQFFPAKAKHVQVDVRGSQLGRRHPVDIGLVGTVKDTALALIPMLDGSKPTKHLQDALKHYRKTRERLDDLAVPAGKKKPLHPQYVARVLDQLAADDAVFIPDVGSPVVWASRYLTMNGGRRLIGSFVHGTMANAVPQAIGAQAAFPDRQVIALAGDGGLAMLLGELITIVQNKLPVKVVVFDNSSLNFVELEMKAAGFVTYGTELQNPDFAAVAEAVGIKGFRVDTSDEFEDAMAAALAHDGPALVSVKVDRQELSMPPAVTMEQAKGFTLYAIRTVMSGRGDELLDLASTNFRQLL